One window of Candidatus Regiella endosymbiont of Tuberolachnus salignus genomic DNA carries:
- a CDS encoding EscC/YscC/HrcC family type III secretion system outer membrane ring protein gives MKKIAGLICLLSNPLLYAQPINWQGSPFFIYSRGIAVANLLQELGKNYGIPVIVSQEITESFSGKLKNQTPEEMLAYLSAKYNLTWYFDGDVLYFYKTQEIRKEIISPDDLSIKTLINYLKNSGLSDGKNCTVKAISSLNSLEVSGVPVCIERAARLTKLLNQQVRDNTDNKETVKVFLLKYASATDSNYQYRDQEVQLPGLVTVLREMSAGNALPVNTANGGKIENTSLPLFSADPRQNAVVVRDRQVNMPIYKSLINQLDIRPIGIEISVTIIDVDAGNINQLGIDWTSSTSLAGNKVSFRSGLIPGSNDSFSSVIGDTDNFMVRLKALQQNSRARVLSRPSVVTLNNIPAVLDKNITFYTKLQGDKVAKLESITSGSLLRVTPRMINDNGRHEVLLNLNIKDGVQKSSNNATEPLPQVQDSQISTQATLKIGQSLLLGGFIQDRHSEAENKVPLLGDIPFIGELFRSTDKHSHSVVRLFLIKAVPVDTGH, from the coding sequence ATGAAAAAAATTGCTGGGTTGATCTGTCTGTTATCTAACCCACTGCTCTATGCACAACCGATTAATTGGCAGGGTTCTCCTTTTTTTATTTATAGTCGAGGAATAGCTGTTGCTAATTTGCTACAAGAATTAGGAAAGAACTATGGTATTCCGGTAATCGTGAGTCAGGAAATTACAGAAAGTTTTAGTGGCAAATTAAAAAACCAAACACCTGAAGAAATGCTTGCTTATTTATCAGCTAAATATAATCTTACTTGGTATTTTGATGGTGATGTGCTTTATTTTTATAAAACGCAGGAAATTAGAAAAGAAATTATATCACCCGATGATTTGTCAATAAAAACCTTGATTAACTATCTAAAAAACAGTGGGTTGTCAGATGGAAAAAACTGTACAGTCAAAGCGATCTCTTCACTAAATAGTTTAGAGGTAAGTGGTGTTCCTGTGTGTATTGAACGTGCTGCTAGATTAACAAAGTTGCTTAATCAACAGGTGCGAGACAATACTGATAATAAAGAAACGGTAAAAGTATTTTTACTGAAGTATGCGTCTGCAACAGATTCAAATTATCAATATCGAGACCAAGAAGTTCAATTACCTGGTTTAGTCACGGTTCTACGTGAGATGAGCGCTGGAAATGCACTACCGGTTAATACCGCTAATGGTGGAAAGATTGAAAATACCAGTTTGCCTCTTTTCTCTGCCGATCCACGCCAAAATGCGGTTGTTGTCCGTGATCGCCAGGTTAATATGCCAATCTATAAAAGTCTCATTAATCAATTGGATATACGTCCCATCGGCATAGAAATCTCAGTTACGATTATTGATGTAGATGCGGGGAATATTAATCAATTAGGCATTGACTGGACATCCTCTACGTCCCTAGCGGGCAATAAAGTTTCCTTTAGAAGTGGGTTAATACCGGGCAGCAACGATAGTTTCTCTAGTGTTATTGGCGATACAGATAATTTCATGGTTCGTCTTAAAGCATTACAACAAAACTCCCGCGCTAGGGTGTTATCTCGTCCCTCGGTGGTGACACTGAATAATATTCCAGCTGTACTGGATAAAAACATTACTTTTTATACTAAATTACAAGGCGATAAAGTTGCTAAACTTGAATCTATTACCTCAGGTTCTCTATTACGAGTGACACCAAGAATGATTAACGACAATGGGCGGCACGAAGTATTACTGAATCTTAATATTAAAGACGGGGTACAAAAAAGTTCGAATAATGCTACTGAACCCTTGCCACAAGTACAAGATTCTCAGATTTCAACACAGGCAACGTTAAAAATCGGACAAAGTTTACTCTTAGGGGGATTTATTCAAGATAGGCACAGTGAAGCAGAAAACAAAGTCCCCTTATTGGGGGATATTCCTTTCATTGGTGAATTATTTCGTAGTACTGATAAGCACTCACATAGTGTCGTTCGGTTATTTTTAATTAAAGCAGTACCGGTTGATACAGGGCATTAA
- the lgt gene encoding prolipoprotein diacylglyceryl transferase: protein MIDNYLAFPQFDPIIFSIGPVSLHWYGLMYLIGFVFALWLAIRRANKPGSHWSKEAVENLLYSGFLGVFIGGRVGYVLFYNFSQFLEDPLYLFKVWDGGMSFHGGLIGVIAVMLWFARRTKRHFFQVSDFIAPLIPFGLGAGRLGNFINGELWGRVTINTPWAMLFPTSQSEDIKIAPTHAAWQNILQQYGLLPRHPSQLYEMILEGVVLFILLNLFIRKPRPMGSVSGLFLIGYGIFRIIVEYFRQPDAQIGLLDGVISMGQLLSIPMVLTGVIIMIWSYSRSSLAASKTKGTSRPNPVL from the coding sequence GTGATCGATAACTATCTGGCGTTTCCTCAATTTGATCCGATTATTTTCTCAATCGGTCCTGTTTCTCTCCACTGGTACGGTTTGATGTATCTGATTGGTTTTGTTTTTGCCCTGTGGCTAGCAATCCGCAGAGCGAATAAACCAGGCAGTCATTGGAGCAAAGAAGCAGTCGAAAATCTGCTGTATTCAGGTTTTTTGGGGGTGTTTATCGGAGGACGTGTCGGTTACGTCCTGTTTTATAATTTTTCCCAATTTCTCGAGGATCCACTTTATCTCTTCAAAGTATGGGATGGCGGTATGTCGTTCCATGGCGGGCTGATCGGGGTGATCGCTGTCATGTTATGGTTTGCACGGCGCACAAAGCGTCATTTTTTCCAAGTCTCTGATTTTATCGCGCCACTTATTCCCTTTGGTTTAGGCGCCGGGCGTTTAGGTAACTTTATTAATGGTGAATTATGGGGAAGAGTCACAATAAACACCCCTTGGGCTATGTTATTTCCAACCTCGCAGAGTGAAGACATTAAAATAGCCCCTACTCATGCTGCTTGGCAAAATATACTACAGCAATACGGCCTCTTACCGCGCCATCCCTCTCAATTGTATGAAATGATCCTTGAAGGTGTCGTGCTTTTTATCCTGCTGAATCTCTTTATTCGCAAACCACGGCCAATGGGAAGTGTTTCCGGCCTATTTCTTATTGGTTATGGCATTTTCCGTATTATCGTAGAATATTTCCGCCAGCCAGATGCGCAAATCGGTTTACTTGATGGTGTCATCAGTATGGGACAACTGTTATCGATACCGATGGTTTTGACTGGGGTAATAATAATGATTTGGTCCTATAGCCGAAGTAGTTTAGCAGCTTCAAAGACAAAGGGTACATCCCGTCCTAACCCAGTGTTGTAA
- a CDS encoding two component system response regulator, translated as MNVKILIVDDHELIINGVKNMLSPYPRYQIVGQVENGLDVRNMCQKTEPDMVILDLGLPGMDGQDVSVDLLRRWPRLRILALTARQEEYYVSQILNIGALGYVLKKSPQEVLLAAIQTIMAGKRYIDPALDHDHILQLMKTCQLLTPRERQVLKLITEGACNRIIAEKLTISKKTVETHRLNMMRKLDAHKVVHLIEWSRRLGLTHS; from the coding sequence ATGAATGTCAAAATATTAATTGTTGATGACCATGAGCTCATTATTAATGGGGTAAAAAATATGCTTTCCCCTTACCCACGTTATCAAATTGTGGGTCAAGTAGAAAATGGGCTGGATGTTCGTAACATGTGTCAAAAAACTGAGCCAGATATGGTCATTCTTGATTTAGGATTACCTGGTATGGATGGGCAAGATGTTAGCGTAGATTTATTACGCCGTTGGCCTCGGTTACGTATCCTGGCATTAACTGCCCGACAAGAAGAATATTATGTTAGTCAAATATTAAATATCGGGGCACTGGGTTATGTATTGAAAAAAAGTCCACAAGAAGTCCTGCTCGCTGCCATACAAACGATCATGGCAGGCAAGCGCTATATTGATCCTGCGTTAGATCACGACCACATATTACAACTGATGAAAACCTGTCAATTACTGACGCCCCGTGAACGACAAGTGCTCAAATTAATCACAGAAGGAGCCTGTAACCGGATTATTGCTGAGAAGCTTACCATCAGTAAAAAAACGGTAGAAACCCATCGTCTTAATATGATGAGAAAGCTCGATGCACACAAAGTTGTACATCTTATTGAATGGTCACGTCGATTGGGATTAACCCATTCATGA
- a CDS encoding two component system sensor kinase translates to MENKSSLVTRLTLLLGATLVAIWLISIATNAFFSFENTRHRLIEDLTHVAILRADLSNQQFEGAERDARLLASRREHYQSQTETPQSLNNYDSFYIPLTGDSSCTSPERSNDCWIIQAYGAADQTYYLDSFIIDRSEGITLLPPQKISKDYFAKRRRELFQLPTFPIHSNVFWGTPVYTPNNGWHVSVAVSDNSGMLAGFALKLNGILSHGRVTEQKDINLLLDSNGELLPMSQQSAPAEQLNKILEQLSQMKLHDGWQQSEDYLIFRTQLKGPRWQQLVIYPRIGFAWEAAKPSLHQLPFALAILVLLTLVLFFLLRYYLAIPLSNFVNIIGATGPDAMDARLPATRTDELGHIARAYNHLLDTLHEQYDTLELKVKERTLELAQAKQEAEQASRRKSLHLTTISHEIRTPLNGSLGAIELLQNTPLTPAQLRLADTARLCSFSLLGIINDLLDFSRIESGQMTLALEETALLPLLDQAMLAIQSSAMTKSLTLCTYVGENVPLKLQLDVLRLRQILINLLGNAVKFTEFGAITLRVEREKDKLYFIVQDTGCGIDAENQRKIFEPFFQTRSHGQGTGLGLAIACNLAKLMQGTLQLQSTPKVGTCFSLQLPLNETLSAPIFSGSLAAPSTLHPQLKAWGITCLSDDGNEDFADAELAYLPGRLYTHVKQRLFEYSLPTPSKLPLQPWQIKILLVDDAETNRDITGMMLRQLGHQVELAENGEQALKLGRQQRFDLVLMDIRMPGLDGLETTAQWRVDAKNIDSACMIAALTANASPAEKKRVCQAGMNEYLSKPATMAQLAELIDLATQFQLERDIPLLPQSVAPKPILDLTDHQLSKKIKQALLTLVRKITESIDDTSALLHHLHTLKGCAGQAGLTDLQNNTAELETCLHAGGAVTKKEIETLYQLISFHFDDIANATVDKIG, encoded by the coding sequence ATGGAAAATAAATCATCACTGGTCACTAGATTGACATTATTATTGGGTGCAACTCTGGTTGCAATATGGTTAATATCCATAGCAACTAATGCTTTTTTTTCGTTTGAAAATACGCGGCATCGTTTGATTGAGGATTTAACTCACGTGGCTATTTTGCGAGCAGATTTAAGCAACCAGCAATTTGAGGGGGCAGAACGTGATGCCAGGTTGCTTGCTAGCCGCCGTGAACATTATCAATCACAGACAGAAACCCCACAGTCTCTCAATAATTATGACAGCTTCTATATCCCATTAACGGGTGACAGCAGTTGTACGTCACCGGAACGTAGCAATGATTGTTGGATCATTCAGGCATACGGTGCAGCCGATCAAACTTATTATCTGGATAGCTTCATTATAGATCGCAGCGAAGGCATTACTTTGCTACCACCGCAAAAAATATCAAAAGACTATTTTGCCAAGCGCCGTCGAGAGTTATTTCAGTTGCCAACGTTCCCAATACACAGCAATGTTTTCTGGGGAACACCTGTTTACACACCTAATAATGGTTGGCATGTTTCTGTTGCTGTATCCGATAACAGCGGAATGTTAGCCGGTTTTGCTTTAAAACTGAATGGGATACTTTCTCATGGCCGAGTAACAGAACAAAAAGATATTAATTTATTATTAGATAGCAACGGTGAACTATTGCCAATGTCTCAACAAAGCGCACCTGCCGAACAATTAAATAAAATTCTCGAGCAACTGAGCCAAATGAAATTACATGACGGATGGCAACAAAGCGAAGACTATTTAATATTTCGTACTCAGCTTAAAGGACCAAGATGGCAACAATTGGTGATCTATCCACGTATCGGTTTCGCTTGGGAAGCGGCTAAACCCTCATTGCATCAATTACCCTTCGCACTGGCGATTTTGGTATTACTCACCCTGGTTTTATTCTTCTTACTCCGCTACTACTTAGCTATTCCGCTGTCCAATTTTGTTAATATTATTGGCGCTACCGGCCCAGATGCAATGGATGCGCGGCTACCTGCCACTCGTACTGATGAGCTGGGACATATTGCGCGGGCATACAATCATCTATTGGATACCCTCCACGAACAGTACGATACCTTAGAGCTAAAAGTTAAAGAACGCACCCTCGAGCTTGCACAGGCTAAGCAAGAAGCGGAGCAAGCCAGTCGCCGTAAAAGTTTACATCTAACGACTATCAGTCATGAAATTCGCACGCCGCTCAATGGTTCCTTAGGTGCCATTGAATTATTGCAAAATACCCCACTGACCCCCGCACAATTAAGATTGGCAGATACTGCTCGGTTATGTTCATTTTCTTTATTAGGCATTATTAATGATCTACTCGATTTTTCTCGTATTGAATCGGGACAGATGACGCTGGCATTGGAAGAAACCGCTTTACTGCCGCTGCTTGATCAAGCCATGCTGGCGATTCAAAGTTCTGCGATGACGAAATCATTAACGTTATGTACCTATGTCGGTGAAAACGTCCCGCTAAAATTGCAATTAGATGTATTGCGTTTAAGACAAATTTTGATCAATTTATTAGGTAATGCGGTAAAATTTACTGAATTTGGTGCCATTACCCTCCGTGTTGAACGTGAAAAAGATAAATTGTATTTTATTGTTCAAGATACTGGCTGTGGTATTGATGCTGAAAATCAGCGGAAAATATTCGAACCCTTTTTTCAAACCCGCTCCCACGGACAGGGAACCGGTTTAGGGCTAGCGATAGCCTGTAATCTAGCCAAATTAATGCAAGGTACCTTGCAATTACAAAGCACACCTAAAGTGGGAACCTGTTTTTCACTGCAATTACCTCTGAACGAAACACTTTCTGCCCCCATTTTTAGCGGCAGTTTAGCGGCACCAAGCACGTTGCATCCACAACTTAAAGCATGGGGCATTACCTGCTTATCAGATGATGGTAATGAAGATTTTGCCGATGCCGAACTCGCTTATCTGCCAGGGCGTCTTTATACTCATGTTAAACAACGTCTTTTCGAATATTCATTACCCACTCCATCGAAGCTACCATTACAACCTTGGCAAATAAAAATTCTGTTAGTCGACGATGCTGAAACCAACCGTGATATTACCGGTATGATGTTGAGACAATTAGGCCACCAGGTCGAGTTGGCTGAAAACGGTGAACAGGCGCTTAAATTAGGCCGCCAACAACGCTTTGATTTGGTGCTGATGGATATCAGGATGCCAGGATTAGACGGATTAGAAACAACAGCACAATGGCGAGTCGATGCGAAAAATATTGACAGTGCATGCATGATAGCGGCACTGACCGCTAACGCCAGCCCAGCAGAAAAAAAACGGGTATGTCAAGCCGGGATGAATGAGTATTTATCAAAACCAGCCACTATGGCGCAATTGGCTGAATTAATTGATTTAGCCACACAATTTCAATTAGAACGTGATATCCCGCTGTTGCCGCAATCAGTCGCCCCAAAACCCATACTTGATCTGACTGATCATCAATTAAGTAAGAAAATAAAGCAGGCATTATTGACGTTAGTACGAAAGATTACTGAATCAATCGACGATACCAGCGCTTTGTTACATCATCTTCACACATTAAAAGGCTGTGCCGGACAGGCGGGTCTGACAGATCTTCAAAACAACACTGCTGAGCTGGAAACCTGTCTTCACGCCGGTGGTGCAGTAACGAAGAAAGAGATAGAGACGCTATATCAGCTAATCAGTTTTCATTTTGATGATATAGCAAACGCTACAGTTGATAAGATTGGCTGA
- a CDS encoding type III effector, with protein MLEILETLPLIAIIPVVPGSNTVRFKVDDILGMAKDYGHSACIGLSLLDKNGIPDKALQHITLLLASREETKDYALQLHEERWWLWLRCNAESKTEELSILLEQLLALSRYIISQVSVITSLEPTRNFL; from the coding sequence ATGCTCGAAATATTGGAAACGCTTCCATTGATTGCGATTATTCCGGTAGTACCAGGGTCTAATACTGTTCGCTTTAAAGTGGATGACATTTTAGGTATGGCAAAGGATTATGGCCATTCTGCTTGTATTGGCTTATCGTTATTAGACAAAAATGGCATACCTGATAAGGCTCTGCAGCACATCACGTTATTATTAGCCTCTAGAGAAGAGACTAAAGATTATGCTTTGCAGCTGCATGAAGAGCGTTGGTGGCTGTGGCTGCGTTGTAATGCTGAAAGCAAAACTGAGGAACTCTCCATTTTATTAGAACAACTGCTTGCTCTGAGCCGATATATTATTTCTCAGGTATCTGTAATAACTTCTTTAGAGCCTACTCGAAATTTTCTTTGA